In Robbsia sp. KACC 23696, a single window of DNA contains:
- a CDS encoding feruloyl-CoA synthase codes for MHSEPIQKNPADAPKHYRATTIAASSLHAQQQGDTWYLRAAEPLGAHPHRLTERLVSGTRAHPEQWLAARRGSDGRWIGLSYATALQSARAIGQGLLARGLSAERPVVILSGNDLEHLQLALGAMWAGVPYAAISPAYALASGDFGKLRHTIDLLTPGLVFASVYDTFAKAIDTTVSSDVEVVAATLPRAKPAARDVTAFEDLLNTQPTTVDAVHAEVSPDAIAKFLFTSGSTKLPKAVPTTHRMLCSNQQMLLETFPEFAKEPPVLVDWLPWNHTFGGSHNVGIALYNGGTLYIDDGKPINGKFEETLRNLREIAPTIYFNVPKGWEELAMALERDGQLRETFFSRVKVYFFAGAGLSQAAWDRLERVTETYCGERIRIMAGLGMTETSPACLFTTGPVKCAGYVGLPAPGCDVKLAPVGDKLEARYRGPHVMAGYWRADAAEWRNTFDEEGYFCSGDALRFVDATRPDLGLLFDGRIAEDFKLSSGTFVSVGPMRARVISEGAPYVQDVVVAGINRDDVGLVVFPRIDDCRRLAGLPAAATPQEVVEAPVVRAHFTALLHALNLGATGGATTIARLRLMDVAPSLDLGEITDKGSINQRAVLTHRAALVDAMYDVAQRDPAVIVAGATV; via the coding sequence TTGCATTCCGAGCCGATACAAAAGAACCCCGCCGACGCGCCCAAGCACTACCGGGCGACGACGATTGCTGCCTCGTCCTTGCACGCGCAGCAGCAAGGCGACACGTGGTATCTGCGCGCGGCCGAGCCGCTCGGCGCGCATCCGCACCGTCTGACCGAACGGCTCGTGAGCGGTACGCGGGCGCATCCTGAACAATGGTTGGCGGCACGCCGAGGCAGCGATGGTCGATGGATAGGCTTGTCCTACGCCACCGCGCTGCAAAGTGCACGCGCAATCGGCCAGGGCCTGCTTGCACGGGGTCTGTCCGCTGAACGGCCGGTCGTGATCCTGTCGGGCAACGATCTCGAACATCTGCAACTCGCGCTCGGCGCGATGTGGGCGGGCGTGCCGTATGCCGCGATTTCTCCCGCCTATGCGCTGGCTTCCGGCGACTTCGGCAAGCTGCGCCATACGATCGATTTGCTGACACCGGGTCTCGTGTTTGCAAGCGTCTACGATACGTTCGCGAAGGCAATCGACACGACCGTGTCCTCCGATGTCGAAGTGGTGGCCGCGACATTGCCACGAGCAAAGCCGGCGGCACGCGACGTGACAGCATTCGAGGATCTGCTGAACACACAGCCCACCACGGTCGATGCGGTGCACGCCGAAGTGAGTCCGGACGCCATCGCTAAATTCCTTTTCACCTCGGGTTCGACGAAGCTGCCGAAGGCCGTGCCGACCACGCATCGCATGCTGTGCAGCAATCAGCAGATGCTGCTGGAGACCTTCCCCGAGTTCGCGAAGGAACCGCCGGTGCTGGTCGACTGGCTGCCCTGGAACCACACATTCGGCGGCAGTCATAACGTGGGGATTGCGCTCTACAACGGCGGCACGCTCTATATCGACGACGGCAAACCGATCAACGGAAAATTCGAGGAAACACTGCGCAATCTGCGTGAAATCGCGCCCACTATCTACTTCAACGTGCCGAAGGGGTGGGAGGAGCTGGCGATGGCGCTCGAACGCGACGGGCAATTGCGAGAGACGTTTTTCTCACGCGTGAAGGTGTATTTCTTCGCAGGCGCGGGATTATCGCAAGCAGCCTGGGACCGGCTCGAACGCGTCACCGAAACATATTGCGGCGAGCGCATACGCATCATGGCGGGGCTCGGCATGACCGAGACGTCGCCGGCATGCTTGTTCACCACGGGGCCTGTCAAGTGCGCGGGCTATGTGGGCTTGCCCGCGCCCGGCTGCGACGTCAAACTCGCGCCGGTTGGCGACAAGCTTGAGGCACGTTATCGAGGGCCGCACGTCATGGCGGGATACTGGCGTGCCGACGCTGCGGAATGGCGCAACACATTCGACGAAGAAGGCTACTTTTGCAGCGGCGACGCACTGCGCTTTGTCGACGCGACGCGGCCAGACCTCGGATTGTTGTTCGACGGGCGTATCGCGGAGGATTTCAAACTGAGTTCGGGCACGTTCGTGAGCGTCGGTCCGATGCGAGCGCGTGTGATCTCCGAAGGTGCGCCGTACGTGCAGGACGTAGTCGTCGCCGGCATCAATCGCGACGATGTCGGGCTGGTGGTGTTTCCGCGCATCGACGACTGTCGGCGGCTAGCGGGTCTGCCTGCCGCGGCGACGCCGCAAGAAGTAGTGGAAGCACCCGTCGTGCGCGCGCACTTCACCGCGTTGCTGCACGCGCTCAATCTCGGGGCTACCGGCGGTGCGACGACCATCGCGCGTCTGCGGCTCATGGATGTTGCGCCGTCGCTCGACCTCGGCGAGATCACCGACAAAGGGTCGATCAATCAACGCGCGGTGTTGACGCATCGTGCCGCGCTCGTCGACGCAATGTACGACGTTGCGCAGCGCGATCCCGCGGTGATCGTCGCGGGCGCAACGGTTTGA
- a CDS encoding ISNCY family transposase — translation MDNSGSITMSMRELGRIKIIQAVIDGLLMPWRAAEQLKLSVRQVERLCRRYRDEGPAGLISRKRAHASNHQLPPGLAERVLGLVAKRYLDFGPTFACEKLREAHGFDLSVATVRRLMTAAGFWVPRKLRPPKIHQPRNRRACVGELIQIDGSDHRWFEERAASCVLLVFIDDATSRLMTLHFTQTESTFSYFEALRQHLDNHGKPMALYSDKFSVFRINGNRNEEKSFGKGITQFGRACFELNIDTWCANSSQAKGRVERANLTLQDRLVKELRLREISTKEAANAYAPSFIADYNRRFGKPPKSDHDAHRSVRNDEILSSILTVRVLRKVTQTLTVQYDRVMYLLEDTPANRTLIHTYIDVFEFPDGEVEIQSHGRPLTHTRYDRLSNVDQGAIVENKRLGHVLQIAQTLQAQRDNRRIIASPSRTHRGELVNPKHTLPGLKKQREINRDDFNKAIENVAQSKESQTKVAEQIVLKSMKRATTKPTIKH, via the coding sequence ATGGATAACTCTGGATCTATTACCATGAGCATGCGCGAACTTGGACGAATCAAGATCATCCAAGCCGTCATAGACGGCTTGTTGATGCCATGGCGAGCGGCTGAGCAACTCAAGCTCAGCGTGCGCCAGGTGGAACGTCTGTGTCGACGTTATCGCGATGAAGGTCCGGCGGGTTTAATCTCTCGCAAGCGTGCCCACGCGAGTAATCATCAATTGCCACCGGGCCTGGCGGAACGTGTTTTGGGTTTGGTTGCCAAACGCTATCTTGACTTCGGCCCGACCTTCGCTTGTGAGAAGCTACGCGAGGCGCACGGCTTTGATCTGTCGGTGGCTACCGTTCGTCGGTTAATGACTGCTGCCGGCTTCTGGGTTCCTCGCAAGCTCCGTCCACCGAAGATTCATCAGCCGCGCAATCGACGCGCGTGTGTGGGCGAGTTAATCCAAATTGATGGCAGCGATCATCGGTGGTTTGAGGAACGCGCGGCGTCGTGCGTATTACTCGTATTTATCGATGATGCGACAAGCCGATTGATGACTTTGCACTTCACGCAGACAGAGTCGACGTTTAGCTATTTCGAGGCGTTGCGCCAACACCTGGACAACCATGGCAAACCGATGGCGCTGTACAGTGATAAATTTTCGGTATTTCGCATCAATGGCAATCGCAATGAGGAAAAGAGCTTTGGCAAAGGCATAACGCAGTTTGGTCGTGCTTGCTTCGAGCTTAATATCGACACATGGTGCGCGAATAGTAGCCAGGCAAAAGGCCGAGTAGAACGCGCAAACTTGACCTTGCAGGATCGATTGGTCAAGGAACTCAGGTTGCGAGAAATCAGCACAAAGGAGGCAGCCAACGCGTATGCGCCCTCCTTCATCGCAGACTATAACCGACGATTCGGCAAGCCGCCCAAAAGTGATCACGACGCACATCGTTCGGTGCGAAACGATGAAATATTGTCATCGATTTTGACGGTGCGCGTATTGCGCAAAGTGACGCAAACACTGACTGTGCAGTACGATCGCGTGATGTATTTATTGGAAGACACGCCAGCGAATCGGACGCTGATTCATACCTACATTGATGTTTTTGAATTCCCGGATGGCGAGGTCGAAATACAGTCCCATGGACGCCCTCTTACGCACACGCGTTACGACCGTTTATCGAACGTCGATCAGGGAGCCATTGTGGAGAACAAACGGCTTGGACATGTGCTGCAAATCGCTCAGACCCTGCAAGCGCAGCGTGATAATCGACGCATCATTGCATCACCATCAAGGACGCATCGAGGTGAGCTAGTAAACCCAAAGCACACTTTGCCGGGCCTGAAGAAACAACGGGAGATCAACCGTGACGACTTCAATAAGGCGATCGAAAACGTTGCGCAGAGCAAGGAAAGTCAAACAAAAGTTGCTGAGCAAATCGTCTTAAAGTCGATGAAAAGAGCAACAACGAAACCGACGATAAAACACTGA
- a CDS encoding amidohydrolase family protein gives MLDKNRRDFLRDTGLALAALSLTERNAFAQAAEVWSSGTERPTFRLPDGAIDCHMHIYDDRFPAAPGTTLQPPNASIAQYRHIQQRLGMHRNVVVTPSTYGTDNRCLLEALTHFGQHARGVAVVDDTVTTATLSEMDKAGVRAIRFNLSYPGATTLAMLAPLAKRIAPLGWHIELVVQGARLPGLEPHLTALPCPLVLDHIAHVPEPGGRESDAFRTVRRLVEKGDVWVTLSGPYVDSKVGAPGYSDVAPVAEALIAMAPERMLWGTDWPHPTEKLHKPDDAALLDTFASWIGRSDWQKQVFVTNPAKLYGFEG, from the coding sequence ATGTTGGACAAGAACCGAAGAGACTTTTTACGAGATACGGGATTGGCCCTGGCCGCGCTCTCCCTGACAGAGCGCAACGCGTTCGCCCAGGCTGCGGAAGTCTGGTCGAGCGGTACCGAACGTCCGACCTTCCGGCTGCCGGACGGCGCCATCGATTGCCATATGCATATCTACGACGATCGCTTCCCGGCAGCACCCGGCACGACGCTGCAGCCGCCGAATGCCAGCATTGCGCAATATCGGCATATCCAGCAGCGACTCGGCATGCATCGGAACGTGGTGGTCACACCGTCGACCTACGGCACCGACAATCGCTGCCTCCTCGAAGCGCTGACGCATTTCGGCCAGCATGCGCGCGGTGTCGCGGTGGTCGACGACACGGTGACCACCGCCACGCTTTCCGAGATGGATAAGGCAGGCGTTCGCGCGATCCGCTTCAACCTGAGCTATCCGGGTGCGACGACGTTGGCCATGTTGGCACCGCTGGCAAAGCGCATTGCGCCGCTGGGGTGGCATATCGAATTGGTGGTGCAGGGCGCTCGACTGCCGGGCCTCGAGCCGCACCTTACCGCGCTCCCGTGCCCGTTGGTCCTGGATCACATCGCGCATGTACCGGAGCCGGGCGGACGCGAGAGCGACGCATTCCGGACCGTGCGCAGGCTGGTCGAAAAGGGCGATGTCTGGGTGACGCTGTCGGGTCCCTATGTCGACAGCAAGGTCGGTGCGCCTGGCTACAGCGATGTGGCACCGGTCGCGGAGGCGTTGATCGCGATGGCGCCGGAACGGATGCTGTGGGGCACCGACTGGCCGCATCCGACGGAAAAGCTGCACAAGCCGGACGACGCCGCGCTGCTGGATACGTTCGCCTCGTGGATCGGACGCTCGGATTGGCAGAAGCAGGTGTTCGTGACGAATCCGGCGAAGCTGTACGGTTTCGAGGGCTGA
- a CDS encoding MFS transporter, with translation MQEPQGRSVPDIEKRTIRKVVWRLVPFLMVCYLLAFIDRGNVGMASLQMNRDIGMSASAFGFGSSLFFISYFLCEVPSNLALQKYGARVWIARIMITWGLVSAATALVHNAASFYVLRFLLGAAEAGFFPGVLLYLSYWVPAAHRARIIAIFMVAIPAASFIGSPVSAALLQMNGIEGLRGWHWLFLLEGIPTALLGVACLFFLTNKPDEATWLTADERSWLATALSGEQKGPQKVASMPLHKLFFNRYVICLALVDTCASAAGSTLSVWQPQLLKSYGLTVMQTGLLNSLPYALSSVLMVYWGRRSDRTGERRWHTVIPMLLIGVGLFATSLSSALAPAVCMLSAVLVGAYAFKGPFWALTGGLLSSRATAAGLAMINALANLLGGGLMVNVYGWVKDATGSYALALMPLAVLTLISVLTLLSLTRNGPQGQVVQRTKAI, from the coding sequence ATGCAAGAACCGCAAGGGCGCAGCGTGCCCGACATCGAAAAGCGAACGATACGGAAGGTCGTCTGGCGACTGGTGCCTTTCCTCATGGTCTGCTATCTGCTTGCCTTCATCGACCGCGGCAACGTGGGCATGGCGTCGCTGCAGATGAATCGCGACATCGGCATGTCCGCGAGCGCCTTCGGTTTCGGCAGCAGCCTTTTCTTCATCTCGTATTTCCTCTGCGAGGTGCCGAGCAACCTGGCGCTGCAGAAATACGGTGCGCGCGTGTGGATCGCGCGCATCATGATCACGTGGGGCCTGGTGTCGGCCGCCACGGCGTTGGTACATAACGCCGCGTCGTTCTATGTGCTGCGATTCCTGCTGGGGGCGGCGGAAGCCGGCTTCTTTCCGGGCGTTCTGCTGTATCTCTCCTATTGGGTGCCGGCGGCGCATCGCGCCCGCATCATCGCGATCTTCATGGTCGCGATCCCTGCTGCGAGTTTCATCGGTTCGCCGGTTTCGGCGGCGCTGCTGCAGATGAACGGCATCGAGGGATTGCGCGGTTGGCACTGGCTCTTCCTGCTGGAAGGCATTCCGACGGCGTTGCTGGGCGTGGCCTGCCTGTTCTTCCTCACCAACAAGCCGGACGAGGCGACCTGGCTTACGGCAGACGAGCGTAGCTGGCTCGCGACCGCGTTGTCCGGCGAGCAGAAAGGACCCCAAAAGGTGGCCTCCATGCCGCTGCACAAGCTCTTCTTCAACCGTTATGTCATCTGCCTGGCCTTGGTCGACACGTGCGCGTCGGCGGCAGGGAGCACGCTGTCCGTATGGCAACCGCAGCTGTTGAAATCGTACGGCCTGACGGTGATGCAGACGGGATTGCTGAATTCGCTCCCCTACGCCCTGTCGTCCGTCCTGATGGTGTATTGGGGGCGCCGCTCCGACCGCACGGGCGAGCGGCGCTGGCACACGGTCATTCCTATGCTGCTGATCGGTGTCGGACTCTTCGCCACGTCGCTGAGTTCGGCGCTGGCGCCGGCCGTGTGCATGTTGAGCGCGGTGCTGGTAGGGGCCTACGCCTTCAAGGGGCCATTCTGGGCGCTGACCGGGGGTCTGCTTTCCAGCCGTGCCACCGCGGCCGGGCTGGCGATGATCAATGCCCTGGCCAATCTGCTCGGCGGCGGCCTGATGGTGAACGTCTACGGCTGGGTCAAAGATGCGACGGGCAGCTATGCCTTGGCGCTGATGCCGCTGGCCGTCCTGACGCTGATCAGTGTCCTGACCCTGCTGTCGCTCACGCGCAATGGACCGCAGGGGCAGGTTGTACAACGAACGAAGGCGATCTGA
- a CDS encoding MFS transporter produces the protein MKSSTDIRARITPDSTAADEAKARRYSSITRNEWRSLSLAGLGWTFESYDSFLLSLLLPVLAMQFGLSKAEAGLFTSVTAAGQIGGGIVFGYVSDRIGRVRTAMLCIAIYSLFSGLLSLAPNGTWFAITRFCGALGMGGMWTSGAALVAETWNASRRGKGGALMQMGLPVGAILSIAIAGIVGNAFGGLTGDGWRILFLIGALPFFILFLVARKTPEPTIWRERKRAAATAESIDFAPAAKANVRGMVLAFSFIFFLQYLYWGVFTWTPTFLQVVKHLDFLHSLKFVLALQFGAIAGFLLFSAFVDRWGRRPMFFGYLVVGAIAVGVYITADTSVPLMIAIFLTGFGVNGIFAGSGPFLAEIIGDTKSRGFLMGLAYNGGRLGGFLAPIVIGALASTSGGFTLGLATTIVAFAAAGVVVLIAPETRGRSLK, from the coding sequence ATGAAATCGTCTACCGATATACGCGCACGGATCACGCCCGACAGTACTGCGGCCGACGAGGCGAAAGCCCGACGCTACAGCAGCATCACGCGCAACGAATGGCGCTCGCTGTCGCTTGCGGGGTTGGGATGGACGTTCGAAAGCTACGACTCCTTCCTGCTCTCGTTGTTGCTGCCCGTGCTCGCGATGCAGTTTGGCCTGTCCAAAGCGGAGGCGGGCCTGTTCACCAGCGTGACGGCGGCAGGACAGATCGGCGGCGGCATCGTCTTCGGCTATGTATCCGATCGCATCGGGCGTGTACGCACGGCCATGCTGTGCATCGCCATCTATTCGCTGTTTTCCGGACTGCTGTCGCTGGCCCCGAACGGGACCTGGTTCGCGATCACGCGCTTCTGCGGCGCCCTGGGCATGGGGGGCATGTGGACATCGGGCGCCGCCTTGGTGGCGGAGACCTGGAATGCAAGCCGGCGCGGCAAAGGTGGCGCACTGATGCAGATGGGCTTGCCGGTAGGCGCGATCCTGTCGATCGCGATTGCCGGCATCGTCGGCAATGCCTTCGGCGGCTTGACCGGAGACGGCTGGCGGATCCTGTTCCTGATCGGCGCGCTGCCGTTCTTCATCCTGTTCCTCGTGGCACGCAAGACGCCCGAACCCACCATCTGGCGCGAACGCAAGCGGGCCGCCGCCACAGCGGAGTCCATCGACTTTGCGCCCGCGGCGAAGGCCAACGTGCGCGGCATGGTGCTCGCGTTCAGCTTCATCTTCTTCCTGCAGTACCTGTACTGGGGGGTGTTCACGTGGACGCCGACGTTCCTGCAGGTCGTCAAGCACCTGGACTTCCTGCACAGCCTGAAGTTCGTGCTCGCGTTGCAGTTCGGCGCCATCGCGGGCTTCCTGCTGTTCTCCGCTTTCGTGGACCGCTGGGGCCGCCGTCCGATGTTCTTCGGCTATCTGGTGGTGGGCGCCATCGCGGTGGGCGTGTACATCACGGCAGATACGTCCGTTCCGTTGATGATCGCGATCTTCCTGACCGGCTTCGGCGTCAACGGCATCTTCGCCGGTTCCGGGCCGTTCCTCGCCGAGATCATCGGCGACACGAAATCGCGTGGCTTCCTGATGGGACTGGCCTACAACGGCGGTCGACTCGGCGGCTTCCTCGCGCCGATCGTTATCGGCGCGCTGGCATCGACGTCAGGTGGCTTTACGCTCGGCCTCGCCACCACCATCGTGGCCTTCGCAGCGGCGGGCGTCGTGGTGCTGATCGCCCCCGAGACGCGTGGCAGAAGCCTGAAGTAG
- a CDS encoding amidohydrolase family protein, which translates to MQIVHAPHLPVKEDWLALRQEPILDPDLPIVDAHHHLWDRQSGRYLFHEFRDDTASGHRIVSTVYVQCRSMLRADGPREMQAVGEVEFANGIAAMGASGAYGETRWCEGIVGGADLTLGDAVDPVIEQMLERSGGRLRGMRNPLAWHADAAVQSTIVTPPPDLMQQTGFRRGVQRLAKYGLSLDVWLYHTQLDALYELAKATPDVTVVIDHFGGPIGVGPYAGDGAAVLSAWQSSLRRLATLSNTRLKLGGAGMPVFGHPFAAATTPPSSEALARAWRPYFETCLSLFGASRCMFQSNFPVDKGMFSYHVLWNAFKRLAAQASASERAALFSSTAIDTYRLGATFGQGNGK; encoded by the coding sequence ATGCAGATCGTCCATGCGCCGCACCTGCCGGTCAAAGAGGACTGGCTCGCGTTGCGGCAGGAACCCATCCTCGATCCCGATCTCCCTATCGTCGATGCCCACCACCATTTGTGGGACAGACAGAGCGGCCGCTACCTGTTCCATGAATTTCGAGACGATACCGCGTCCGGGCATCGCATCGTGTCCACCGTCTATGTGCAATGCCGCTCCATGTTGCGCGCCGACGGTCCGCGCGAGATGCAGGCAGTAGGCGAAGTGGAGTTTGCAAACGGCATCGCGGCGATGGGGGCCAGCGGCGCCTACGGCGAGACGCGCTGGTGCGAGGGGATCGTCGGTGGTGCGGACCTCACGCTGGGCGATGCCGTCGACCCAGTGATCGAGCAGATGCTCGAGCGCTCCGGTGGCCGGCTACGCGGGATGCGCAATCCGCTGGCGTGGCATGCCGACGCAGCGGTGCAATCGACGATCGTGACACCGCCGCCGGACCTGATGCAGCAGACGGGCTTTCGCCGCGGCGTGCAGCGACTCGCGAAATACGGGCTGTCCCTGGACGTTTGGCTGTACCACACGCAACTGGATGCGCTGTACGAGCTGGCGAAGGCGACGCCCGATGTGACCGTCGTCATCGACCACTTCGGCGGCCCGATCGGCGTCGGCCCGTATGCAGGGGATGGCGCAGCGGTACTGTCGGCTTGGCAATCCAGCTTGCGTCGACTGGCGACGTTATCAAACACGCGGCTGAAGCTCGGCGGCGCTGGCATGCCGGTGTTCGGTCATCCGTTCGCTGCGGCGACGACACCGCCTTCTTCCGAGGCGTTGGCACGCGCGTGGCGGCCGTATTTCGAGACATGCCTGTCGCTCTTCGGTGCGTCGCGCTGCATGTTCCAGAGCAACTTCCCGGTGGACAAAGGCATGTTCAGCTACCACGTGCTGTGGAACGCGTTCAAGCGCCTTGCTGCGCAGGCCTCCGCATCGGAGCGGGCGGCGCTGTTCTCGAGCACCGCGATCGACACCTATCGCCTTGGCGCGACCTTCGGACAGGGAAACGGCAAATGA
- a CDS encoding SMP-30/gluconolactonase/LRE family protein, whose product MFLLKQPVVRTAEVYARMPDAFRKGDVLTEWAQANRGGMPVDSFLEGPVWAPDGTLYVTDIPHGRIFHLDRFREWAMIVEYEGEPNGMKLLDDRHLLITDYRNGLMLLDVATGRVRPYLARRNTERFKGVNDLTFDRHGNLYFTDQGQTGLHDPTGRVYRLRPDGQLDTLLDNCPSPNGLVLSPDEKVLFVAMTRGNCVWRVPLRPDGSVSKVSQFFTSHGPSGPDGMTIDNAGRLFVANPGLGRVWVLNHHAEPVEILMSPEGASLTNLCFGGPEMKTLFMTESASGTVLSVEMDIPGLLPHQGPQRM is encoded by the coding sequence ATGTTCTTGTTGAAGCAACCCGTCGTGCGCACCGCGGAAGTGTATGCGCGGATGCCCGACGCCTTTCGCAAAGGTGACGTGCTCACCGAGTGGGCGCAGGCGAATCGCGGCGGCATGCCGGTCGATTCGTTCCTGGAAGGACCCGTCTGGGCACCGGACGGCACGCTGTACGTGACCGATATTCCCCACGGCCGGATATTCCATCTCGACCGCTTCCGCGAGTGGGCGATGATCGTCGAGTATGAAGGCGAACCGAACGGCATGAAGTTGCTGGACGATCGGCATCTGCTCATCACCGACTACCGCAATGGCCTGATGCTGCTCGATGTCGCGACCGGCCGGGTACGACCTTACCTAGCGCGCCGCAATACGGAGCGCTTCAAGGGCGTCAACGACCTGACGTTCGACCGTCACGGCAACCTGTACTTCACCGACCAGGGCCAGACGGGGTTGCACGATCCAACGGGGCGCGTGTATCGGCTGCGACCCGACGGGCAGCTCGATACCTTGCTGGACAACTGTCCGAGCCCGAACGGACTGGTGCTTTCGCCAGACGAAAAAGTGCTGTTCGTTGCGATGACGCGCGGCAATTGCGTGTGGCGGGTCCCGCTTCGGCCGGACGGCTCCGTCAGCAAGGTCAGTCAGTTCTTCACGTCGCATGGCCCGAGCGGTCCCGATGGCATGACGATCGACAACGCCGGCCGGCTGTTCGTCGCGAATCCCGGACTGGGGCGCGTGTGGGTATTGAATCACCATGCCGAGCCCGTCGAGATCTTGATGAGCCCGGAAGGGGCGTCGCTGACGAACCTGTGTTTCGGGGGCCCGGAGATGAAGACCCTGTTCATGACCGAGTCGGCCAGCGGCACGGTCCTGAGCGTCGAGATGGATATTCCGGGCCTGCTGCCGCACCAGGGGCCGCAGCGGATGTGA